In Oryza sativa Japonica Group chromosome 1, ASM3414082v1, the genomic stretch gccgatgacgtatcatttatctttgagccgatatcatatgtagatcgatcggcagtattgaataagtaagaaagaactaaatctactcgatcggctatagatattaacaatatataatccttatgtcgatatatacttaaatcaagtgattgggatagatcggtcgccatgccgagacagtataaatcacttagatcgaaatatatattaacaacgagactatatatattcataacatagccgatcagatagatctaacatgtatcggctaatactccgatataCCAATCTatatattaagatatcaaagcaagtaaaatatactaaacaaaagcctaatatacttaaatgcaacaagatcttagtataaaggcagatttaacatgtcaatcaagcatataagatagaagtagttaaatcaggtaaggtcggctgaaaccccgatggtaccctaatcggcaaccaaaagcaggctagagattgagattctaatcacgacttataaggtcaaactcaactgatgcatctataagtatgaaaataaagacaatatctagacaattaagttgttggatgtttcatagagtagtggatatcctatataatctaagtcaacgtcggtatttaacctaatcggctgccttctgaTAACAAACGTTAGCCGATTAGagattagatagcgatattgccaaagattatataagatatatgataactcgacgaattacataaacaagattagagtatcataaagatggaagcactaatcccgagaatgcaagctgccataacaagttttacctctagttgaagatcgaagccgatgcagctcaacccgaaagtaagaactcgccaaaacaaaacgaaagtaaaacggtggcgatgcgccgagattgtattgaacgtgtgttagattgattacatagggctcggggtctatttatacccgagattacaaaatatgtccatgtcggacacgactcttatctctaacaaactctaagatatcataagtctttgcggtagacttttgcctaaacatatctctaaggaaattacatgaaatatcctaattaatagatataattgccttctcaagactctatccatgcgtggcaatcctcatgaagcacattaactcaacccgacaacgTATGTCGTGTCACATTGTCGGATTCGGCTTAATCGGCTAGCCTTGTCcaactcgaactctgccgatcctgGTTGCAGCCGATTCGGATTTTAGCCGATCCTTACTCTGTTTTCGGAACGATTTCCATCTTGAATTCCACTTCAATCTGaccttcatctccgatactcagattaccaaatttggttgttaacagatGTCAATCGATTTTGGTGacgatttgtggatgatttggggatttggggatttccATTTGATTTGGGCGCATGGCTACGGTGCTCAGTGAGTTCGGCTCGATTCGAGCCGGctctctttttctttggctCGAGCAAAGCTAAAGGAGCCGGTTCTATAATtgtcataggtgccggttacTCTTATTGGTGCCGACCAATAGGTGCTGGTTGGAAAACCGGCACTTATAGCcggttcccaaccggcaccaatgACCCTTTTGTAGTAGTGACTATTTCTATTACATGGAACATGCATCCTCAGATATCACACAGACATGGAGATGGgcatatatttgatttttactAATTGGAGGGGCTTTCGACATGCACCCACAATACTTTGGGAATGGATAGAAAGACAACAAATTTCCTACATATTAATGTGATATAGAAAGCCCATGAGAATGCATGGTTGCAGTGTGTTATACATCAATGTAAATATGGGTACCACACTTTAAATATGTGAATGGGTAAAGTCCTGGgggacatatccggtgaaaataAGCTGAGTGTTAGAAACTCGTGAAAATTATACCTAGAAGTTttataaattcatgaaaaaaaatactagagataggtgttgatatcaaatatattctcaccaaatcttaaatttaaactcaacttcgtttaggaataaaaaaaagataaatttaagGTGAATAGTAACATAATATTATTCACCCGAAATTTGCCTGTTTGGTCTCTGGCCGGTGGCATGGCAGTGGCGACCGGATCTAGTTCCTGTGGTAGTAGGAGCAActagggaaggagagaggacaTTAGGGAGGACAACGAGTAACGTGGGCTCCAAGTCTCAGGCTGCCATCAATAGGGATGGATGGGGAGTGCCGACAAAGCTGCTGGAGGAGATCCTAGCAGTCAACAGATTGCACAGTAGTGATAGGGCAGTGCAAaggctggatcggggaggagatCTAGCGGCCGATCGAGGAATATGATCCAACtcgtcctcctccctctcgATGCACCTGTGGTGGAGGCTGAGGTATGGAGGGGGATACCGCGCGATGGATGAGGGGACAGGATACCATCCCCTATCATTTTTGTTATTTGCAGCGTACATAAGTAGATACAAATAAAAGAAatccataatatatatatatatatatatatatatatatatatatatatatatatatatatatatatatatatatatatatatatatatatatatatatatatatatatatatatatatatatatatatatatatatatatatatatatatatatatatatatactcgatCAGTGCTCACACCAGAAATGTCAATACATGTAATCGATCGTTGGTTTATAAATATCCATGGATGCCTTTCAATTAAGCATGTCTCCGGTTACTGGCGAACATAGAAACCAATAGCAGAGACAAATCCATCTGCAAGAGCGTAAAAGCCAACAATGCTGCCTTTCTCCACCGGGATCCTGAAAGAAGTGCCATTAGGAGTTCCGAATGGCCCGTATATCGTACCTTGGCTGGTAACAAAGGTGAGCGAATTCACGGTGCGATCAAGGTGTTGTGTGGCGAATGGCCCAAACGTCCCCGAAACCTCCCTCACGTACTCGTTGGACTTCAACACAAACTGCATATGCCATGCACAGATCATCCCAAGGTACATAAGTAGTGATGGACAATCAAAATAATGCAAGACAAGCTGCTAAGTAAATATATAATGCAAGACAAGCTTATAACTAAATATGTATATGTAATATGTAGTACATATATACCGTGTGATCCCTTCCAAGTGTGCCACCCCATGGGCCGACAGCAAGCTCATTCCCATCCTTGTCCTCAAAGTTGAAACTGATGCAGTCGACGGTGTCTATGCTCCCAACCGTCACGGACTTGAGGGACACAGGTGCCACATCAATATCACGCATGGTTCCATTGGTTGTTGCACCAAACATCCCGATCTTAACAACCCCGTCCTTAATTCTCCACATAATCAAGATAAGATAGTACATAGTGTTATTACCAAACTAGTTCCATCGTCCACTATTTTTAGGACTCGCACTAGATAACAGCGAAGTTTTATTTGATATAGCAGAAGAAATTTACAAGATTACTATACTGAAAGATTATAAACAGGAAAAAACAATCAAAACAATCCACCACCACAGTGTGCTAGCATAGCTCCTCACATGACCCAGGTGAATAAGACCAAACCAGCCTCCGCTAAGTGACCAATTGCTGCTAAACTTATAAGGGGGTTGCAAATTCCCCGCCGAACACCGACTCTATACAGATAACCGTACACGAGTTCCCAATCATTCTCACATAGAGTGGTCGAGGAGGTGAGGCTGAGAGAGAAGATATGTTCGTCCCTCGCGTTAACTAACGACAACGAAGAGTGCAAACCCTAATGCACTATTCAAACATAATTATATCACACCATGTTTACATTCTTGTCATCATGTTCCCGTTAATGCAAAAAATTGGTGGAATAGGATCCAGAGTGGAAGATGGAAGAGTATGTTAATGTCAAGGCCATGGGTCCAAATTCCAAACTGCAATAATCTAgtaagaaaaagaaacataGTCCAAAGTGATAGTTTGCTCTTTCAGTTATATCAACTACAAAATTCAAAGTTAACTATAGTGCAGTCCGAAATATAGTTAATAAAACTACTGGCTCCAAGCAAAATTTGCTCTTTCAGTTATATCAACTGCGCTACAGATCAATACATTGGTTACTAATGTGGGAAGGTAGCTATCTATATCGGTTGAACACCAATTAGCGGTCAGCCATCTATGTTTTGTTCGGGAGGTGGAACTTCACCTCCCTGCACAGAAGATGGAAGAGTATTTTTCTAAAGCagcttttctatagaaatttatttgtaaaaaatGCAGCGTTTAATATATAGTTTGGGAAGCTCACGCGTGAAAAAGAGAGAGGTGATttgggaaaagagggggaagaaCACAGCTTTATAGTCCATGCAAACTACTACTCCATATTTGTTGTTTGATTATTTATTTGAGTAATTAATATCCTTGACCATGTACAACTTGATGTTCATTAATTTCGAATATacaaatattaaattattaaaaatatatttctgaCTCCATACTTTGTGCAACTTGGTATTTATTAATTGGGACTTTGGAATTGGGAAAATATGCcgtgcaaatatatatatatatatatatatatatatatatatatatatatatatatatatatatatatatatatatatatatatatatatatatatatatatatatatatctatatatatatatatatattgtggaaACCTGGACACGTACTTCCATTGGATATAAAAATGGCCACCTATGATTTGTCCACATCACCAAGAGTAAAATTTTTGTATTGTGGACAAATCTTTTTTTAATGGTTAAAACagcaggagaggctcctactgtGCTATATTAGATATATATGTAATGTACAAGGATGTGGATAAATCTCAAGCGTCCAGTTTTGGATCCAACGGTAGATTCTAGGTTTCATAACATATAtgatttgcactacatattttcctttAGAATTAAATCATCCAGAACTGTCATTAGGACTACAGGTTAAATATAACTATATGTTTATTGACGTTGGTCGAAGATTTGATGCGTGGGTAATGCCTGATTTAATAAATCCATACAAATCCATAAATGATGCCTTACAGGCCGTTGGACTTTTAGTTCGGGTTACCAGACAGACAATAAAATTCGGCCTTCTCCGAGCAACGACCGAACAGGTGACGAATGCCCAAAAAGTCGGTTTCTTCCTGTTGGTCTCGAGTTATTTTGCCCACCCCTAATTTGATATATGGACACAATATGATTAATTAGAGGATGGGCATAGAGTGTCCGATGTAAGTTATAATTCATAAGCAATATGCTATAGAATATACCCATAGAGTATGTCCTAGCATAAAATAACCATGAATAGTGTTGTATAATCAAAAGCGGAATGTGGCTTTTCCCTTTGACCCACATCTCACTCTATATAATCCATTCATGGGTGAAGCTAAAAAGAACGGACACTCTAATAATTTAACACAAAAGTTTAATAACTACCTGTTTTTCTCCCCTATGCATACTAGGAAAAAAACCATTATCAATATCACTGAGGGATGGTTATTATAGTGGTCACGCGTCACAAGTCACATGGTTTCCACGCACGTACAGTATATACGATCCAAACCCATAGCCTCTCCCTAATGGCATAACCTCCATACTCCTTTCTAAACATATAATGCATATGTTGGCACATTATATGAGTTCAGATGAAAATGTTATCAACTGCAAAGttgcaactttcatatagagtTCGTCTCCATCTAAAGTcataaaaaagtgaaaaaaaatctatttattCAAGTTAATCTGATAACCTCTAAAATATGTTTAGACATATAAATGATCTAAATCCTGCCAATTACAAAGTTATAGAGCTTGTAGAGGCCTGCAATTTTAGTATAAATTTTGTTTTCACCCAAGTGCATATAAAAATTGGTTGTGTACATCcgtttggatgtagaggccggtttAGTACATTATCAAAAGAAAGTGCACATAAAAGGGACACATAGGATTAGCAGCATCATTAGTGCCGATTTTCGTTCAGAACCAGCACATATAAGGATACATATGTACTAGTTCTTATTTAAAACTGATATATATGATGTTGCATTCATATGTGCCGGTTTTTTAAGAATTGACACATATATGATGCCCATATGTGATGGTTCTCAACATAATACAGCACacaagttcctttttttttaagaatcatcacatttaaaacTGGTATGTACTTTTTTAAGAATAGTTTACGATCTTTCTCAATGATATTACTCCTATGTCACAGTAGAAGAATCTATTATATAcgaaaagtctattaaacttcctacaaacgctcctaagccgccacgtggcatcctacaaacgctcctaagtcgccaAGTGGCACTACAATTTAGAGAAATTTAGAAAAAATCTCTagccattgattttcattaaaTTAGGTGGACCCATCATTTACCACCATTAGATTTATCTAAAAGAATTGTCTAAACCCCAAATCGGGTCCGCATGGGCATGTACGTTTTCTTTTGAGgatagtacgtacgtacttccACCCCTTCTTCCCTCAATTTCTTCATATGTTTACATACACTTATTCTCCTATTATCATACTTTATTAGTTAGAAAAATACCACAAATTTTTAATACGCCATTGACAATAAAGTTTAACTGGCCTACTTACCGATAAAACTATGGTACACGCTCATCTTAAGGAGCACGACTATATCACGGGACCTATAAATAAGGCATTAGAGAAAACTCCTTAGCGGCTATAGTCGGCTTTACCCGATCGTTAGAGGAGCATTCATATACAAGTTTAATTGTTTTATCATATTAATTAGTAGAAGcggtattttaaaatatttataatctCAAAGAGGAAGAACAATAAGCGTACTTCCACTATTCTTAACATAGAACTTATATACGGTGGTAAATAGGAGTGATACTTTAATTATGTTAGCCCTATTTGGTCTAAATAATCCCCATATAGTCCGAATAGAATAGAACAGATCCTACATCTTAATTCATATGATGACATAACTATTAGCGATGATGGCCTCCACTGGGGTCAACTTAACTTAGTCATATGCTCCATATTTGATGCCCTTTAGGGAAggataaaaagaaaatggaagtgATCAAAATAGTTTATTAGATATAGTTTGTTTATGGTGTTGATCATTACTacttaaatttttatgatatagATATAATACTCTCTTTTGAAAATGAGTGAGGTTAATCATTcgatattattttaaaaaaatatagctaaACAAACATACCACCATGATAATGCCACGTGTCCCCTGTAAACGCTCCGAAGACGCTACGTGGCACTATGATAAATTAAAGAATTATtaaaaattctgagaaaaaacatctaaccattgattttcattcaATCTGGTGGACCcaatatttttaaccattagggcagtgtttagttcccttcaaactttcaaaaattccatcacatcgaatgtttgaatacatgcatggagtataAAATGTAGATGAAAAAACCAATTGCGcaatttgtatgtaaattgcgagacgaatcttttgagcctaattacgccatgatttgacaatgtaatgCTATAGTacatatttgctaatgacagattaattaggcttaataaattcgtctcgcagtttacagtcagattctgtaatttattatgttgttagtctatgtttaatactttaaatatatgtccgtatacttaaaaaaaaatttgacatttgaactaaacacggcctagatcaatatatataaaaaaacaatcctCCATCAGGACTGTACGTCGAATCGTTGGTACGTACGTACTTATCTGTGTGGACAGCCCCTacgcctcccctctctctttctcttttctctgtTCTCTCTCTTATTTCTTATTCATATTTTTATGCAATATTAGTTAGAAAGCACAAGAGATGAGCACATTCTCAAGCCGTCACGTGAACATCTTACAAACGCTCATAAATCGTCACGTCGCGCTCTAATAAGTTAGGGAAAATCCTACAgattctaagaaaaaagaaaaataaattattactaatttttatttaaatcggtggacaaattaattttaaccattagatctatagAAATAATGGTGTGGGCCATGTACATCGATCGAAAAGAGATCGGTTTTATAGCTACATTCATACACGTATGGAAGAAAACATTGGATAGTAgtctaaaaaaattaagattcttttttctttctgaaaCTAAAAAAGAAATACTATAATTCAATTAAATTTCATAGAAACGGTATCAAGCTGTCACGTTGACattctacaaacgcttctaaatCGTCACGTGatatctaaaaaaatagaaaaacccCTATATATCTAAAAAATTTCTTATCATCAGTTCTATTCAAATCGGTGGACTTATTAATTTTAtccattaaatatatataaattaatggtGTAGGCCATACAACATAAAGGAAATGAGATCAGTTATAGCTTCCTTCGTACACATAGAGTAGAAGACAATGGATCGTAATCTGAAAAATCGagattcatttttctttctaGAACTGAAAAAAATTAAGACTCCTGATCAGTCACAATTTTGCCCCCATCGACATTAATCGGGAGAACATCAACGTGATAGGGCAAATTAGCTTGGGAGTACAGGGCGTATGACAGATGGACGAGCTTAAAAACTTTATCTACCAATTATTTTAGAAACTTAAAGGTTAAAAACTATTTAGTATTTAAAGTACCATGATTGTATAAATGGCTAATTCTTtcaaacaaaaaagataaaataggTAAGCATTGTAGGCTTCATAAATAGGATTATGCAATATAAATATAATCACTAAAAGCCCAATGCATGTTAGCTAAAATAAAATCACAAAGTATCGTTTGCATAATGTAAAATCCTAATATTTAAATCATGACAACAATCATACCACACTACATAATAATCACACATGCGGAGTTATTTTTGGCCATGAAGTTATATTCCTGCTAAGCTACGTGGAGTCTCACATACTCTGCACGAAACAATAAGCTATCTCCCGCATTGCGAAATCAATTTAGATCTGAGAaggtttttttcatttgaaatacaTATAGTGTCACATGCACCCAAGACATCCATTAATAAACAATGAGACTATCCAGCATATAGAGAAATAAAAGCAAGCGTATCTCAGCAAAGGATATAATAAGTTGTAAAATATGTAGCCAAT encodes the following:
- the LOC107275713 gene encoding salt stress-induced protein, coding for MRDIDVAPVSLKSVTVGSIDTVDCISFNFEDKDGNELAVGPWGGTLGRDHTFVLKSNEYVREVSGTFGPFATQHLDRTVNSLTFVTSQGTIYGPFGTPNGTSFRIPVEKGSIVGFYALADGFVSAIGFYVRQ